The genome window CCGGGAGAGCCGGGCTGAGTGAGGAGGCTGTTGGTGCCAGAAGTAGGACGCACGTTAGGCCCTGCTCCCAGGATCCCTGTCTCCCTCTTAGGCCAGGGCCTCCTCTGGGAGGGTCCTCCACCTGCCGCTGGGCTCCCAGGTTTGCAGCCTGAATGGGATTTTAAGGCCACTGTGTGACTCTTGCTCACCTGTTAGCCTCTGGCCCGCCTCTCTTCTGATGCCATGTGCTCCCCACGTGTGGTTAGGCCTTTTCCGTGTCTTAGGGAGACACGAGCAGCTGCAGTAGGAGCCGGCTGGCCCTCGGCCTAAGCCGTTTAGGTGTTGGGGCTGTTGGGAGAAGCTGGGCCGCTCTGGCCCTGGCTtttggggtctcagagttgggcAGGCAGGAGAGCTAAGCCTCATGGGGCTTCCTCTGGCTTCCTGAGCCCAGCACGCCTGCCTCTCAGGAGCTCAGGACACCCACCTTCCCCTCAAGGCCCCTGTTCTCCAGGCCAGGGGTAGGGGTAGCAGTTGGGATCAAAATACcttttgatctggttcctctagGAATCCTACGCCAACGTGAAGCAGTGGCTCCAGGAGATTGACCGCTACGCCAGCGAGAATGTCAATAAGCTGCTGGTGGGCAACAAGAGTGACCTCACCACCAAGAAGGTGGTGGACAACACCACTGCCAAGGTGAGCGGGCTAGGGCCAGGCCGCTGGGCACAGCAAGGTGagggggctgggccaggccaCTGGGCACAGCAAGGTGagggggctgggccaggccaCTGGGCACACCACCGCCAAGGTGAGCAGGCCGGGCCAGGCTGCTGGGCGCACCATGGTGAGGGGACCGGGGCCTGCCACCACTCacctcctctcctcttctctccccacGTCAGGAGTTTGCAGACTCTCTGGGCATCCCCTTCCTGGAGACGAGTGCCAAGAACGCTACCAACGTCGAGCAGGCGTTCATGACCATGGCTGCCGAGATCAAAAAGCGGATGGGGCCCGGGGCAGCCTCGGGGGGCGAGCGGCCCAACCTCAAGATCGACAGCACCCCGGTGAAGCAGGCTGGTGGTGGCTGTTGCTAGGAGGGGTTCATGGGGTGGGACAGGAGGGGGCACCTTCTCCAGATGATGCccctggagggggcaggaggggcctCCCTCTCCGGGGCATTTGAATCTGTGGCTTTGGGGGTGTCCTGGGCTCCCAATCTCCCTCTGGCCCATCTGCCTGCTGCCCTGAGCCCCGGGCCCCCCAGGGAGGACACCCAGGAcctgtggctggggtgggggtgcgggcTTGCTGTGCTGCTGCCTCTAGGGGACTTTAAAAGATACCCCACCACACACCTTTGGGATgagggctcctctgtctgtctgtctccctgccCCCCAAGTATGCTGCAGTGGGTCTTTCTCCTGACTCTTCTTCCTGCTCCCCCTGTACCCACCCTACTTCCCCAAGAGCTGAGGGCCTCCCTGGCCTCTACTGCccctggctgcagtcagcatctgggGCCAGGAATAGGACCAGGGGATCCAGGGCCCTGGGATCCAGGGCCCTGGGCTGGACCTCAGGACGGGCGTGGGGACCACAGGGGCCCAGCCGCCTActctccccagcccccgcccctcccGCACTCAGCGCTCCAGCCGTCCACCTGCGGTGGGGTATGAGCACATCTGGGGCAGGTGGGCGGGCAGCTGCGCTGGGCCTGTGTCTTGAGCCCAGAGGGAGCCTGCTCCtgccaccccctgccctgccagAGCCAGGCCCGTGTGCTGCCTGCCCACCGTGCCCCTTTGTCCCCAAGGCAGGCGGAGGCGGAAGGCCCACCGAGCCAGAGGCTGGGCACGAGCCTTAACCCTCTCTCTGCCAGCACCGCCTCCTTCCCCAAGGCAGCACGTCTGGCTTGTTCGCCCCCCGTCCGTCCCTTGGAGCCTGTGAGGGCGGATCCTCACCCCCTGTCGCTACTTCTCTGGGAATGTGGGTGCCACCCAGGGTTGGGGGGCCTCTCCACTTCTTCCCTCTCGCCCAGGATTCCTCCGCCCTCTGACACAGCTGCTTCTGCAGAAAGACAAACCTTTGGTCTCTACCTGAGAAGCCATGTCCCTTGTGCTGTCTCTCGCCTGTCCCACCTGTGCCCTGCCCTCCAGCTTGTATTTAAGTCCCTGGGCTGCCCCTTGGGGTGCCCCCCCCACTCCCAGGTTCCCCCTCTGGTTGTCATGTCAGGCATTTTGCAAGGAAAAGCCACTTGGGGAAAGACGaaaggacaaaaaataaataaatttccattgGCCCTCGGGTGAGCTGAGGGTTTTTGCAAGGAAGTTGTGGTCTGTGAGTGTGGTCTGTGGTGGGGGCCGCCCTGGGGTGGAGGGATGGAACTGGAGCCCTGGGCTTTACAGGGGGTCCTGGCTCAGGCTGTGTGTCCTAGGGTTGCTGTTGAAGTCCTTGACCCAGTTCCTGGAGCTAGGAGAGCTGCCTGCTTGTGCTGCTGTGGTCTGTCCCCACGGGCCCAGCACGGTTCcggcagggagggaggcagcgGCCATCAGTGAGCACCTGGGGAGCCGCCGCCGACACCCACACAGGCGGCTCGGGATGGGGAGTTGGGCCGCAGCTGGAGCGGGCGGCGGGCCTGCGGGATCGGCCCGTTGTTCCCGGCCTGCGTCCCCTGAAGCCGCCTGCGTCCCCTGAAGCCTCCTGGCTTGCTCTGGGTTCAAGCCAGGTGCGTCTGCCCCTCGCACGGACGGTGGACGGACGTTGACAAGTGCTTTGCACTTCAGACCTCAGCCCAGCTTCCTGGCGGTGTGTGAGAACAGTGTGTGTGCCCGTCTGAGCGGACCGAGTGTGGCTGCGGTGGGTTCGTTGTGTGGTTGCTGGGAGAGGGGGGGTATGCCGGGCATGTGCGTCCATGCTTACGTGTCCCTGAGGTTGGGGCGGGGGTGGCGCCCAGGCCGGGCTGGCGGAGGGGCGCACGGAGACCCGGCCCCGCCCGCCCGAGGCTGCTCGCAcggcggccccgcccccggctccGCCCCGCCGGCTTCGCGGGCTGGCGAGCGAGGGAGCCGCGGGCGAGGGATCGCAGGATGAGCGATCCGGGCCCGGGCAGCCGGCAGCGGACGCGCCCCCCGAGCCCACCGGCCCGCGCCCCGCGCGCCCCACGGCCCCGCGGCCCCAAACCAGGCCGCGCTGCCCGCGCCCCCCGAGCCCGCGCCCGAGCCCTGCGGGCCATGCCCGGCCGGCCCTAAGCGCCGGCCGGGGGGGCGTCCCCTTGCGCCCGGGCCCCGCGCTGGCGCCCCCCGGGCCGCCGCCAGGCGCGGGGGCCATGGCGTTCACCTTCGCCGCGTTCTGCTACATGCTCACCCTGGTGCTGTGCGCCTCCCTCATCTTCTTTGTCATCTGGCACGTAAGgccgggctggggctgggggcggggtgggggcaggggcgcaGGGAATGGGAGGGGGACGGATGGATGGTCTCAGGGCCCGGAGAAACTTGGAGCCTTCTCTCCGCTATCGCCCATCAGTCGGCTGCTGTTCACCCCATGAACACCCCCCATCATCAGCTTCCTTTCCGGGGGCCCCACTTTCTCCGCCGCCCCCGCCTGTCTGTGGGTATGTCAGTGGGTCCCtgacccccctcccctgccccatgcAGCCTTGGGGTGTGAAGCGAAATTCTGGGATTCTTGCTACTTTGCTTCCTCCTGTTTCCCGCCCCCCCCTCCACCATTTAGTCGCCCCCGTTGTCCAACGGGCAGTTTGTCTGTCTGATCTCCCCACCCCCTTTGTGGGTTTTTCCAGCCAGAGTGATGGAGCTGGTTGCTATGGCAACTGCATCTGTTTACAGGACCCACAGATCGCAGAGCCCATTAACCCTTTCCCGTCCCACcccaagcccccacccccacccgagACCCTGCATCGATTGGCTGTAAGCAACCCCAGAGATCTAACCAGCTCACCTTGGGTTTCCCTGCCCTCTCCTGTCTGGGCTTCCCCCCACTAGGTTTTCTCCGCACTTCCagctttcctcctcttcctgcccccactttcccctttgtcTCCTGTCTCTCTGGGTCTGTCTCTCACTCCGGCCTTGCCTCACACCTGGTTCTTCGAAATGTCCGTTTCTCATCCCTTATGCTGATTGCCTTCCCTGAGAGAGGGTCCCTCTCCCCCAATCTCTGGGGCCTTCTCCCCTGCCTGTCTCCCTTCCATCACTGCAGAACTGTCAGTCAGCCTCCAGCTTCTTTTTTGGgacccctgccctgcctctttACTGCCCTTTCTTCTCTGTCCCCTGAGGTTTGGGCCACCACCCCATCCCCTCCACACGGCCTGTGCATCTTGGCCCTGGCTCGCTCTGCTCCGCATCCTCTGCCTGTACGTCCAGCGCACACCTCCCTGGTCATCGCTTTGTGCCCTGCCAGCCCTCTCTCTAGTCCCCCTTCCATCCTCTTCCTTCCCAGTGCCTTACCAGCTTCTCTCTGGGTCTCCCCACTTCATCACTCCCTTCTTTTCCTGGGACCTGCTGCCTGCCTGCTTCATGATCCTCCCTGGCTCTTGACCCGTCTCTCCCTCATCATCCCCTGCTGCCCCCTGCCACCTGTCTCTTTTACACCAGGATTCCATGGACTCTGACTGCGCCCCTCCTGTGTGAGGAGTGAGCCCCATAGGCACCTTCAGACACACACCCACTCTGCGGCCTCTCTCCCCTGACTTTGCCTCTTTCTGTGGGCCTCTCggttgctttttctttcctctgcccgcttctctgtttgtctttctctttctgcatctCCCCTGGGTCCTTCTTGATCTCCCTGAGCCTTCTGTCTCATGCCAGGGCCTTGGACTATCCTGCGGGGTGGTGGCTGGAGTCCTGAGGACTGGAAGGAATTGAGAGTCACAGTCTGGGCACACAGAGCGAACCAGCTCCTGGAAGAAAGGCTCCTGGAATTCAAAAAGCCCCTTTCTGGGCCTTTCCCCACCCAGAGGCCTCCCACAGCCTCTGTGGGGGTCCCTGTGCTCCGGGGGTCCTCAGAGTAGTCCTCCATTCAGCACGCCTGTGTCCACGCTCCTGAGAACCAGGCTCTGGGCAGTTCTGGGGAAGACTAGGATGAATAAGACTCAGGCTTTGCCcctgtggggctcccaggctGGAAAAAAGGGCCCAGGCattctcagaaaatatttattgagtacatatTACATGTCAGGCATTGTGTTCGCTCAGCTGTTTAGCTGGGCAATCATAGCAAGTCTCTTGTCCTGCGTCCATTTCCTCATTGGTAAAGTAGGCTTGTTGTACATGAGGCCAAGTGTATGTAAGTCCAGGGCAAGGCTTGCCAAGGGGTGTGCGGGTGGGGAGAAGAGGTGTGGTTCTCAATCCAAATTGGTAAGAGCTAGAACCTTCCAGGGCAGGACCCCAGATCCCACCACAGACCCTGAGCCCAGGCCCCACTGGTCGCTAGGCAACCCTGGTGGTGAGTGACGCGTGTCTGCTGTCACCATTGGGGGTTGTTTGTTCCAGGGGGCTGAGTCAGCGCCAGGCAGCCTGGGGGGTGGGAGGCGCGACACCCGCCGCCTGCTGGTGGTGCCAGCTCTGGGGCAGACAGACGGCACCCTTCCGCTCCCTGCTGGACCCCATTGCTGTGCCTAACAGGCAAGCGGCTGCCCAGAGTTGGGGGGGAATTGGGGGAGCAGTTCCAGATGGCCCCAGCTCCCTCCAGGAAGCCCGTGTTCTCTCACTTCGAGCCTTATGGGGTCTGGGATGCTTGGGGGTGTTGGGCCCGCTGCCTCATCCTGGGGCTGGTGCTGAGGGGAGGGGACCCCAGAAGGCTCCTCTGCCAGCCTTCCTCCCAGGCCAGCTCCCCTCAGGTCCATCTCGTCATCCTCTGAAACACCTGCTCCCTCAAGAGTTCCCATCCCAATGAAGACAGTGCCCACCACCAGATGCCCCAACATCCAAAGTCTCCTTGGGCCCCTTTGCCTCTACTTCACTGTCATTCAAGCCCTCCAGAGTCTGGCTTCTAAATAGCTCTGGAGCCCATCCACACCTCTGCATCCCCACTGCCCTCTCTTCACTCAGATCGCCATGCCTCGCCTACCCGCCCCCAGCACCCAGTCTGCACCCCAAACATCCAAAAGTCCCCTGACTGGTCTGGCTTGAGTGTAGTAAAGTGTTTACAATTTTAACTCTGGAATCCAAGTGGTTTAGAATCCTGGCTTGCCACTAACTAGCtatgtggccttggacaagtcatttaatatatctcagtttcctcatctgcaaaatgaaagtgATAATACAGCTCCTACATCATCAAGCTGTTGCAAGCATTAAACATAAAGCCTGTTGGCATAAAGGAAGCATCGTGTATGTCTTGGCAGGGACTGTTAGCCAATATGTACTTCCTGCTCGTTCAACCCTAGAACATCTACCTGACAGCCCTCGCTCTGCTGCTTTCTACCCCTCAATGGCTCCCTTGTACGTTTGTGTTCAGGTCCAAATATCTGGCCCTGCTTTACAAGGCCCCCACGTCTGACGCTGCTGACCACTCCAGCCCATTGTTCACCATTCCCACTCACCTTACACTTTCACTCTAGCCGCATAGAACCTACAGCTTCCTGAATGTTCCTTGTTCTTCCAACCCTCTGCCACTGTACCTGCTGTTCCCACTGCTCTTCCCCCCATTTGTTCACCAAACACCTGCTCCGAGTCCAGCCTGaactccccatccccaccccatgcTGGATCAGGCACCTACCCCAGGTTCTGTACTCCGCGGCCCTGATCACCCTGGAATGCGGTTCACAGTTGTCCTTCTAAGCCTGGGGTTCCTCCCAGACAGGGACTGTGTCCCAGGCTTCTGGGGCCCAGTGTTCAGCACAGGGCCTGCAGACAAGACACTATCTCTTGGGATGTTTTGGATGGAGGTGTAGTAGACATGTTCTGAAGTGGGCATCAGCACACTAGAATTCCATCCCAAactgttgtgtgaccttgggccaggccccacccttctctgggcctcagtttctctacctTTGCAGCAAGCTTCATCTGGGTCGATCCCCATCCATGTGTGAATCTCACACCAGAGACAAATGGGTGGGAGGGCCATAAGCTGTTGCCCCAACCCTGACGGGCACACGCCCCTCCCCCAGATCATAGCCTTTGACGAGCTGCGGACTGACTTCAAGAACCCCATCGACCAGGGCAACCCAGCGCGGGCAGTAAGTGATACATGTGCTGCGCCGAGGTGTGTCCGTCCGTCTGTCTTTCCATATGTCGCGGGTGGAGGGCGGCGGGGAGACGGGAAgacgggggtgtgtgtgtggggggcggtgGCCGTGCCCCTTCCTCTTGTCTGTCCCCGCCCCCAGCAAACACCTGGCGCGGGCTCAGGGCTCGGGTTCCTCCTGGCGGGGCAGCCGTTGCCGGGCTCTGGGCCGTTGCCTTGGAGACGCGGGTGAAGATCCCTCCATGGTGACGGTCGCTATGGGGACCGCGCGGCTGCTTCCCTGCCGCGCCGCCGAAAACGCCGCAGAGCCTGCTCtggcgccccctggtggccacGTGCAGGGAGTGGGGGGCGTGGGAGTGCGGCGGGGCGCCATCCAGTGCCCGCTCCTTCACGTTCACCGTTGCTGTCTTTTCCTCCCCGACAGCGCGAGCGTTTAAAAAATATCGAACGCATTTGCTGCCTACTGAGGAAGGTCAGTGTCAGGGCTAGGGGCGGAAGGCTCCTAGTCCAGCGCAGCCCCACTGTGACCCAGAGCCGGGCTTTCCTCCTCTGTGGTCTGTTTGATCTGCTCTGCCAcgtgggagggagtgggaggcTAGAAGCCCTTTTAATCCCAGAGGTCATGGTGGGTGGGCACTTCCCAAGGGCCCTTGAAGCTTGGATCTGTCCTAGCACCTGGCCGCTGACCTCTCACCTTCACTCCCCAGCTGGTGGTCCCAGAATACTCCATCCACGGCCTCTTCTGTCTGATGTTTCTGTGTGCAGCTGAGTGGGTGACCCTGGGCCTCAACATCCCCCTCCTCTTCTACCACCTCTGGAGGTGAGGGCAGCCGCCGCCTTTGGGAGGGTGAGATGGGGGAGCCGGCAGGATGTGGGTGGGAGCCTTAACGGTGGGCACTCAGACCCCTCTCTCCCCCCAGGTACTTCCACCGCCCTGCAGATGGTTCTGAGGTCATGTATGATGCTGTCTCCATCATGAATGCTGACATTCTCAACTACTGCCAGAAGGAGTCCTGGTGCAAACTTGCCTTCTACCTGCTCTCCTTCTTCTATTACCTGTACAGGTGAGGCCCTGCCCGCTGCAGTCAGAAGTCAGGGAAgggatgtgccaggcaccatcccTTCAATCCCAGGGACGGTTGGGCCCCAAGTTCCTGCCCTTTGCCCTTGATAACTGGGGTGCAACAGGGTGGGTGGCCAGTAGCCGGGTGCGCTTGTGACTTGGCTCACTGCCGTGTCTTCCCACAGTATGGTTTATACGTTGGTGAGTTTCTAAGGGGGAAGCCGGCCAGGGAGTGAGCCCAGAACGGACCGGACGCCTGtgcacccccagccctgcccctgggcCGCAGAGGCCTcagccctggggagggagggggcactggtgcccccagcctcctctccacCCCCCAAACTGCTGCTGCGGGGACTTCCCGCCTTCAGAGCCCCCTCCCCTTGGACTAGGGCTGGGCAGATCTCTCAACAGGGGCAGGAGCTCCTCTGCCAGCCTGTGGGCATGGCAGTCAGTCCTGGAAGGGGTGGGACCTTCGGCCTTGTCCGCTTCAGGGGGAATTTAGGCCCTGCCAAGGGGCAGGGCTTGACCCTGGAAGTTCTGGGCCGCCCCCTCCATCCCCCACCTTGAGGCTCCCCCTGCAGGTGGGGGGGTACCCACACCGGGAATGAGCAGGCTCAGCAGGGGGGCAGTCCCACCCCTAgtctgccctctcccctcccccaggctgtCTCTCCAGACCCCTTCCTGTCCCCACTTGCCCCAACCCCAGCCTACCCAGTCTCTTGGACCTATTTTCTATGTTGCCTGGAGGAGTATGGCACCCCCTCCCCGGCCATTTGTGACAAAATATGAATAAACTACTGCAAACACATGGGCCCCGTTCTGCTCCTAAAAGGCTTAGAGAAGAGATGGGGGGAAACAGGGGGAAGCACCCCACTAGCCTACAGACCCCTCTAGGACCGCCTCAGATGGATTGGAGGCTTTCGAGGTCTCCTTAGCAGCTGCCTGCTTCCACTTCACTTTCCCAGCCACATATAAACAACTATGTCTGTTGAAACACTTCcatctgccttccaaggcagtATCAAGGCCACCAACTCCAGGAAGACCTCCCTGGATCCCCTTCCTTGGAGAAAAGTGGTGATCCCTGTCCCCTGGCCAATGCAAAGACCGGGAAGTGTTAGCAAATCACCTCCACAAGCCCCAGAAACAAGGGTCAAACAGAATCAAGGAAATCGAATCTTCAATGTATGGAAAAATCAGTGCCAGCAGGGATGGGGGTCACCGGACCAGATGGAAAGTCAGCCAGTATATGATAAGGGGCTGAAAGGCTGCAGCTCCCAGTGTCAGGTAGAGCTGGAGACGTTGTCGGGGGGCCGGGCCCCCCATGCTGTCGGGTCCCAGGGCTGCTGTTCGCAAAGAGCGCAcctggaagaaaggagagagctgAAGCTGGGCCGGGAGGAGGAGGCCTGTCCGCAGCTCCGACCCCAGGCAAAGAGGAGCCAGCCCCGGACTCACAATGAAGTACATGAGTGCGGACGAAGTCCAGGCCAGCGCCACGTAGTAGCCATCGCTGCCGAAGAGCAGGCCCGTGAGGACACTGAGGATCATCCTAcagggggcgggggcaggagggaggaagaaaagactgGAGACCCCCGAGGGTCCAGGCCTGAGActgccccagagcccagcccagACCCCAGCTACCATCACTGGGGCCCTTTACCCTCAATCTGCACCCCACCTCCTGCCAGGGACCTAGACTCAGAATGAATTGGGAAGGCCAGGACTTGGTCCTTGGACCTAGATCCAAGACCCCCTTCACCACCCCAGCTCACCCTTCTCCCCTGAGGTCCCGGGTGACTCTAGCACATTCCTGACCTCCTGAGCAACACTACCAGCTCCTGAGGAGGCTGCTGAGAACAGGCACTCCCTCTAATAAAGAAGAGCTGGGTGGGCAGAGGGGGTCCAGAGTCACAGTTCGAGGCTACCACTGGGCAGGCCAGGAACCCCGGGCAGCAGGCGGCCTCCCGCTCGGCCCACAGGTGCTCACCCCACATATTTGTAGCCGCTGTAGGCCAGCAGGTGGAAGGTACTCAGGTCGCTGCGCACGGTGGCCAGGTAGATGCCCAGGAGCAGGGCCAGCACTTCCATCACAACCCACACCAGCGCTGTGCTTGCACACAGGCCCAGCACCTCCGGGGAGAACCTGTGGCCGTGTGGGGGCGGGGTGAAGGGAGTCCCAAACCAGCCGTCCTGAGGCAGGGGTGAGACTAGGGGCATGGACGGACTTGGGAGTTGGCACAGATCccccagggaggtgggagaggagtcAGGAGTAGGGAAGTGGTG of Bubalus bubalis isolate 160015118507 breed Murrah chromosome 5, NDDB_SH_1, whole genome shotgun sequence contains these proteins:
- the RAB1B gene encoding ras-related protein Rab-1B → MNPEYDYLFKLLLIGDSGVGKSCLLLRFADDTYTESYISTIGVDFKIRTIELDGKTIKLQIWDTAGQERFRTITSSYYRGAHGIIVVYDVTDQESYANVKQWLQEIDRYASENVNKLLVGNKSDLTTKKVVDNTTAKEFADSLGIPFLETSAKNATNVEQAFMTMAAEIKKRMGPGAASGGERPNLKIDSTPVKQAGGGCC
- the CNIH2 gene encoding protein cornichon homolog 2, with translation MAFTFAAFCYMLTLVLCASLIFFVIWHIIAFDELRTDFKNPIDQGNPARARERLKNIERICCLLRKLVVPEYSIHGLFCLMFLCAAEWVTLGLNIPLLFYHLWRYFHRPADGSEVMYDAVSIMNADILNYCQKESWCKLAFYLLSFFYYLYSMVYTLVSF